The following is a genomic window from Sinorhizobium fredii NGR234.
ACTGCAATCCGGCGGTCCCGGGGCGCTTGCCAAGACCAAGGCCGGCCTGGAGGAGCTGAAAGACGGCAAGCTGTCGCAAATGCTCGGCATTCCCAAGGCCGACATGGATCGGGCGATCGACGCGGTCGGCAAGTCCCTGCCCCAGCCGGGCGAGACGCTCGAGCAATCCCGGGCGAAGATGGCCACCCTCAACGACGAGCTGAACGATCTCAAAGGCTCGGGCGGTGTCCGGTCCTTTGCCAACACCACCGGCCCCGGCCAGATGCTGCGCCTCGTCGGCCTGGCGGCGACGGGGGCGAGCGTCGCCAATTCCGCGACCATGGCGCAGAACAACCCGACGCTCAGAAACAATCTGAAAGTGGTGATCGATGCGGTCGGGCTCGGCCAGCGCACGGTCGAGATCCTCGGTGGAATGGACCACCTCAACGCCGACTCCGCCGCCGTCAAGCATTTCGGCAGCAGCAGCCGGCCGGCGGTCAAGTTTCTCGGGGCGCTGAGCGGCGGCTTCGACGCCTGGGTCGCCTTCGACTATTTCAAGGCCGGCGACCCGCTGATGGGCAGCCTTTCGGCCGCCGCGGCGGGCGGAACGATCATGGCGGCGCTCGGCACCGGCACGATGTTCGGTCCTGCCGGGTTGGTCATCGTCGGCGCCGCGGTGATCGGCCAGATGATCGTCGCCGACACGCGCGATTCGAACAAATACATGACCGACACCTCGAAGCGTTTCCTCGCCCATTCCGACCTCAGCGAAACCGCCGCCGGCGTCCTCGTCGACCAGAGCGGCGAGGGTCATAGTCCGGTGCCGCTCCTCGCCAGATACGCGGAACTGAAGGGCTATCGTCTCGACCAGCCGGCCGACCGCCAGCGCTTCATCGACTGGCTGAACGGCATTCCGAAGGACAAGCTGGAGACGCTGCGCGACAATCTGCACCACACGCTCGACCGGTTCGGCGGCGACCCATCGAAACTGACCGCAAGCGCCGATACCGATTCGCGCTACACGGACCCTCGGCAGCTGAACGAAGGCTATGTGAGCGGCGAAGTTTATGTGCCAAGCCTCGCGGCCGAGATCAGGGCGGGCGATGGCACTCCCTCCTCCGCCAAGCAGATCGACGTCACGCTCTCCGAGCTCGGCATCCCGGTCGCCTGACGCGCGCGACGCCGCCCGGGAGGAGCCGAGCGGCGTCTCGATTGCCGACCAAGGTGTTTCGACTACTGGCTTTGCTGGGCCAGCACGATGTCCGGCTGCGTTGCCGGCGTCTCCGTCTGCCGATGCTTGCTCACCCGGTTCCAGCCTCCCCAGAGAGCCAGCGCGACGACCGGGATCGAGGCGACGGTATAGGTGCCGTTCGGATAGTCGAGCGCCATCAGCACCAGGACGCCGAAAAGGAATGCGAGCGTCAGCCACGAGGTGACCGGCGCGCCCGGCATCTTGAACGACACGTCCTCGACTTCACCGCGGGCAACGGCGCGGCGGAAGGCCATCTGGCAGACGACGATGAAGCCCCAGGTGCTCAGGATCCCGAGCGAGGCGACATTGAGGACGATCTCGAAGACATGCGACGGGACGAGATAGTTGAGCAGGACGCCGAAGACGTAGACGGCGAGCGTCACCAGGATGCCGACATGCGGCACCGCCTGCGCATTCATCCTTGCAAGCGACGCCGGAGCGGAGCCGCCCTGCGCCAGCGAACGCAGGACGCGGCCCGTGGAATAGAGACCGGAGTTCAAACTCGACAGCGCGGCGGTCAGCACGACGACGTTCATCACCGTACCGATGGCGGGAATGCCGAGGGCGCCGAAGAAGGTCACGAACGGGCTTTCGCCGGCCTTGTAAGCGGTCCAGGGCAACAGGCAGACGAGCAGCACGACCGAGCCGACATAGAAGAGCGCGATGCGCCAGATCACGCTGTTGATGGCGCGCGGCAGGATGGTCTTGGCGTCCGAGCACTCCCCGGCCGCCGTGCCGACCAGTTCGACGCCGGCGAAGGCGAAGACGACGCCCTGCACGAGCACCAATGCCGGAAGCAGGCCGTTCGGGAAGAGGCCGCCATTCTCGCCGATCAGATGCAGGCCCGCGGCGCCGCCGGCGACCTCCATGCCGGTTCCGAGGAAAAACGTACCGACGGCAAGGAAGATCAGGATCGCCCCCACCTTGATGAGCGCGAACCAGAACTCCATCTCGGCGAACCACTTGACCCCGACGAGGTTCATCGAACCGACGATCAGCAGCGCGCCCAGCGCCGAAACCCATTGCGGCAGGTCGGCAAAGACATCCCAATAGTGCATGTAGAGGGCGACGGCGGTGATATCGACGATGCCGGTCATCGCCCAGTTGAGGAAATACATCCAGCCGGCCACGAAGGAAGCCTTCTCGCCGAGGAACTCACGGGCATAGGAGACGAAGCTGCCGCTGCTCGGCCGATGCAGCACCAGTTCGCCGAGGGCGCGCAGGATCAGAAAGGAAAAGAACCCGCAGACGAGATAGACGATCGCCAGCGACGGGCCGGCGGCCTGCAGCCGGGCGCCGGCGCCGAGAAACAGCCCCGTACCGATCGCTCCGCCGATCGCGATCATCTGCACCTGGCGGTTGCCGAGCGCCTTGTGATAATCGGCCTCGTGGGACTCCAGCCAGCTTCTCTTGTCGAAGACGGCGGTTGCATCCTCCGGTCGCGGCTTTTGCATAACAGTCATCAGAACTCTTTCCTCCTTCTGGTAATTGGCCGGGCAGCCTGTCGACCGCCGCTTCCAGCGCGACAGACAGGCGACTCCGAGAGGCACCGCTGGATGGAGCGGTGCGTGGGTCGTCCCGGTCTTTGTTGATCTCAGTTCGGCAGCGGCGTTCGATCGAAAGCCGGCGGCGCCCATTGGCACGAGCCGATGGGCGCATCAGGGGTCATCCTTATTCGAGGTAGCCCTTTCTTCTGAGCCACGCCTTCAGCCCCTCGGTGCTGCGCGGCTCCACATACGAGGCATGGGCATTTTCATGCATCAGCGTCCCGTCCGAGGGGCGATACCACAACGGATCGTCGCTCGGCAGCATCGCATCCTCCGCCGAAATCTTCTTCTGCGGCATCCACCACTGGCTGCCGTCCCAATACATGGTCGTTGCGGAGTCCTCGTAGCGCTTGCGCTCGGTGTTGTATTTCACTGTCGGGTAGCCCGACAGATCCGCCTTTGCCGGATCGGTCGGCAGCTTGAGGTATTTCAGGTCGTCCTGAGTTTCGGGCAGCTTCTTGTCATCGTCCGTCGTCATGTCGCGAATGGTCTCGGAGAGTTCGGTGGCCTGCTCCGGCGTCATGCGATTGAAGAGCTGTCCGAGACGCGCCCGCGTATAACCCTCGGCTCCATAGGTCCCGGTCAGGACAGCGTCGGCGCTGCGGGTCCCCTTGTCCCCGCCCATCAGATGTTCGTCGCCGGGGAACACCGTCTGCAGGATGCCCATGACGCCTTCGTCGAGAAGATCGTTATGCTCCGCCAGGGCCTCGGCGACCTTGCGGTCCTTCACGCCGAACATCACCTGGATCGCATCCGCATCGGCCTTGTCGTAGGTGTGGGCGGCGTTGTAGGCGCTCCGCCCCTGGACGATGCCGGCGCCGGCGAGTTGCAGCACCGCCGCGACGCCCGAGACCTTCAACGGGCCGAGGCGGTTCATGAGTCGAACCAGGCCATTGTTCGCCGCCTTCGCTTCGAGCGCACCCGCGCCACCCGCCGCCGTGAACATCGCATCGCTGACGGTTGCGATGCCGTAGCCGGTTGCCTTGACGCCGTCGGCCTTGTCTCCGACGATCCAGCCTGTGCCCTGCATGATAGCATTGCTGAGATCGGCTCCGACATAGAGGGCGTCGATGCCTCCGCCGCGAAGGAAGTGCCCCGAGTTCAGCGCTCCGCTCCAGGCCTTCTTCTGGCTTGCCGAGAGGCTGCTGCTGTTGTTGACACGCTCCTTGAGCGCATCGATCTTCGCTTCCGCCGTCGTCGGTCCTTTAGAACCGTGGCCAAGGAGTATGTCGGCGGGTAGCGGCTTCAGTGCGCCCTTGGCCGCCGATACCAGCATCATGGTGTGCGGCAGGTAATAGACCATGTCGTCGCCGGTCGTGCCGAGCGCGTCGAGGTTGCGACCGAACAGAACCGCGCTGCCGGCACCGGAAAGCCGCTCGACGGCAGTAGTGCCAAACTTGAGCCCTTTCATCTGCTGCATCTGCGTTCTTTCGGCATCGGTCGGCTGCACCCGTCCAGCGACAATGTCCTTGAGGCGTCCCTCGCCGATCTTGTCCGTCACGTCCTTGATATATTTGTTGAGTTCCGGAAATTTGCTGTCGGCCTTCCCGCCGATGTACTTGATGACGGTATCGAGCTCTGCCTTGCTCAGTCCGGCCCCGCCGTTCACGAAGGCCGACTGGATGCGGTTCTCCGCAAGCGCCGTATGGATATCGCCGACACGGCCCTTGAGGGTTTCGGTGACGGCGAAGGTGGCGAGCGCCCGCGCCGAGCGCTCGACCCAGATGGTGCCGGTAGCATTCGAATCGGTGCCTTTCTCCACATTGGCGTAGGGATCCGGACCCTCGTTCTTCGGCATGTCCGGCAGACCCTTCATCGCCTCGCTGATCGACTTCGACTTCGTCAGCATGATGCCGGTGCCGAACAGCGAGGGTATCGGCGCTTCCGTATTGAGGCCGTCGACCTTGCTCAGCGGCTTCTCGTAGATCTTGAGGGCGAGATCGATGCTGTCCTGCTGCTCCCAGAGCTGCTGGCGGACCTCGCCCTCCTTCACCAGGTCCTTGGATTTCTGCTTGTTCTCGGGGCTGAGATTGTCAATCGCCTCCATGTCGCGGGCCAGCTGCGTGGCGCCGGACACCGTGTTATTGGGCTTGGCGCCGTTCCAGCCGGACAGGCCATGATAGAGCTCGTTGTAGAGCGTCGTGATCTTCTCGTCCTGGACCTTCGAGACATTGCCGAAATTCTCGATGCTGCGGCGGATTGCCCATTGGGCGTCGGAGTTCTGCTCGAGATAGTCGTTGTAGCCAAGCTCGCTCTTGCCCTTCAGCTCATCGCTCTTCTGACTGCCGAGCTCGGCCGTGCGAGCCGCGATCGCGGTCAGCAGCGTCGTGCCGCCACCCTTCACGTCCTCGCTGCTCAAGATGCTGAAGATCCGCTGATGCGACAGCACGTTGTAGCCGGGCAGCTCGGTGTTCATCTTGTCGACGAGGCGATTGGCGATGTGGTCGACGATCTCCTTGCCCGCACCGGCTTTCTTGCCGTCGCCATAAAGAATGTTCTGCGAGGCGACGGCGAGATCCTGCAGCGCCTTGATCTTCGCCTTCGTATCGCCGTCGCTTCCCGAAGCGGCGATGCCGTCGATCGACTGGTCGATCATCTTGCGGACCCGGGGATCCGAAGCGATCAGCGAGCCGCTCGATTGATCGAGCAGTTTCTTGATGTCTCCCGTCGCCTTGCCGGAAGTGTCGAAACTCGGAAGCGCATGGGCGAGATCCGTCTTCTCGCTGAGCTTGGCGAGGAATTTCTCGGCGCCCTCGACGCCGCCCTTTCCATAGGCGCTCTCGAGATCGCGGACGTGGCGATCGACGCGTACCTCCTGCAAGGCGTCCTTGATCCCTGCCTTCAAGGCGGCGCCGTATTTCTCCGGGTCCCCCGCGGTGTAGCCCGCATAGATCGAGGCGCGGTTCGTCAGCGCGGTGACCTGCGCGCCCTCCTCGCTGCCGGCGGCAAGTGCAACGTCGACGAGCTGCTTCTTGGTCTCCTTGGTGACCGCGTCATAGTCCTTCTTGTCGCCGAGGCTGGCGATGCGTCCGAGCTGATCGTCGGTCTTGCCGTCGGCCTTCCATTCCTTCTCCTTCATGTCGCGCACCTGATTGAGCGCCTCCATGAAGACCCGATCGCCGGGTGCCCGCGCGGCGATCGGGCGGATGAGATCGCTCACCTCGCCCGCATCGAGCTTCTTGTCGTCGTTCTTGTCGGCGCCGAATTTCGGCGTACCGAGGCTTTTTGAGGCGAGATCAACCTCGTCGGCAATGGCGACGACGAGATCGTCCTTTGCCTTGTCACGTTCGGCTTCGGTCTTGCTCTTGTCGCTGGCCGTCCCGAGGGCCGTGCGCTGCTTTTCCAGCAGGTCCAGCCGTTCCGGACTCAGGACGAAGACGTCGTCCCCCTGCTCCAGCGCCTTGTCCGCCTCCTTCACCGCCGACGGCCTGTTGCCGAAAGTCTTTTGGTCGAGCTCCGGCGTCGCCGCCAATTGGTCGTTCAGCGCCTTGTTGTCCTTCGGGTCGACACCAGCTTCCTCGTAGATCCGGAACGGCCAGAGGCCGGGCTCAACCTGGCGCTCGACGATACCGGACGGGCCGCCATTCCACGGCAAGGCCGGCGCGGGCTCGTTCTTCTTGCCGCTCTTCTGCGTCTGATCGATGATCGAGTCGAACGGCTTCGACGAATCTGGGCGTTCGGAACGGTTGCGTGCGAAGAAGTTGATCAAAGACATCGGCTATTCCCTGCTCCGTTTTTTTGAATTTCGGACCGGCACGATTGCCGCAGAATGCAATTCGCTCGGGCGGCGATGCGACCCTTCGCGCTTTTCAGAATCCGGGGATGCGTCCTATTGGATGCCGTATGCGGCGCGGGCATGCTCGCTGATAAGCTTGTCCATGCCCTTGTCGTCCATGCCCTTGTCGTCCATGGCTTTGCCGTCGGTCGATGACCACGAATGCTGCTTGAGTGCGTCGACGATCTTCTTCCTGGCGTCCTCCCCTTCATGAGGTTCGACAAGGACGTCCATGATTTCCTTGAGCCGCGGTGCCTGCAGCTCCGGCGAGCCGAAGTCAGCGCGCGAATCCATCAGCGCCACCGCCGCATTGGTGCGCTCCTCGACACTGCCGGAATGCTCGCCGAGATAAGTCTTGACCGCGTCCTTGCGGCCATCCGGCGTCGACGCCGGCGCCTTGATCGCGTCGATCGCCGACGGCGCTCCCTCCGGCTGCATGGTCGGCACGAGCACGAAGTCGGGATTGAGGCTTCCCTCATGATAGGCGTCGATGAGATCCGGATTGGCGAACTGGACGTTGCCGTCGATCATCAGCATCGTGTCGGTGTCGCTCAACTCGTACTGCTTGCCGATCTTGAATTGCGAATCGCCCGCCTCCGGCACGGCGATCTTCACATTCGCGAGCAATTCCTCCGAATTCTTGAGCCCCTGCTCGCGGGCGCGCCGGTCGAGGATCTCCTGCCAGGCCTTCGCCTGCGCCGGAGATACGTCGATCTCACGCTTGTTGTCGGCGCCTTTCAGCCGAAAACCTTTGCCGACGACCTCCAAAGTGAACGCCATTGCTACCTCCCCTGCGTGTATCGACCGTGGTGGAGTTGCGCCTGTTTAAGGGCGTTTAATTTATTCGGCTCACTATTCTTGGGAGCCTCCATACGACACGATCGGCAAGATGGAAAGGCTTCAATACAACTATTAGCGATTGCAAATTTTCGAATAAATGCAGTTATACTGCGTTTTATGGTTGAAAACTCGATGCTTGGCGCCGTGGCGGAACGCTGGATCGGCTTGCCCTGTCGGCAAGTGTCCGTCGTTCAACAAACCGTTTGATCGTCAATGTCACGATCTGCTGTATACAACTTTTTGGTGTTCACAGGCCGCCACCATCCAAAATCGTCAGGGCAATTTCCTTCAATAACCCCGCTCGGCTTTACACCTACCTTCCAGGCGACTGAGACCACGCTTGAGGAAGACACGTGACACGCTGCGCATTCATTATCGACCAGGCTTTGCCGCGAGGGCTGATCGCCAACACCGCCGCGATATTGGCCATGACCCTTGGCAAGGAGCGGCCGGATCTGATCGGCCATGCCGTCCACGACGCCGACGGCAACCGCCACCAGGGCATCACCACCATCGTCATGCCGATCCTGATGTCGGACGCCGACGGTTTGATGGCGCTTCGGAATCGGGCGGCGTCGCAGGAGGCGTCGGGACTTGAAGTGATCGGCGTGACCGAGGCGGCGCAGCGCGCCAAGAGCTATGACGCCTACGCGCTCGGCATCGGCGACATGCGGCACGATCACCTGCGCTATCTCGGCCTTTGCCTTCACGGCCCCGCCAAACTGGTCCGCTCGCTGACCGGCGACCTGCCGCTGATGAAATAGGTGGCCGATGTCGCTGGCCCCATGCAGTGGGCCTATGCCGGGGCGCGGATGCGCGCCGGGCGATGGCGGCGCTGATCGCGCTTAGCGCCGTCTATCTCGCCCTCGAGGGCTGATCATGGCCGCGCCAGTGGCGTCAGGCGGGCATATTGGCGCGGCGTCGCCGCCACATGCTGCTTGAAGACCCGCTGAAAATGGGCCTGGTCGGCAAAGCCTGCCGAGAGCGCCACGTCGACGATCGGCCGGCCGCGGCGCAGCTCGCTCTGCCCGAACTGGATGCGGCGGTTGAGCTGATAGGCATGTGGGGTCATGCCATGCCGCGCCCGGAAGGCCCTGACCAGATAGGAGGGCGACAGGCCCGAGACGTCGGCGATCTCCGTGAGCCGCAGACGGCGCGTGCAATGTTCGGTGATGAAGTCGGCGGCACGATCGAGGTGGGGCGTTGCCATCGCCAATTGCGCCTCGATCCTGTCGAGGCGCGTGTCCAGGTCGCCGAAGAAGGCGGACGCCGCACATTCCTTGGCGAACACCTCGACCTCCGCATCGAAGAGCACGTCGACCAGACGATTGAGGCTCTCATAGAGATCTGGATCGGTGCTCAGCGCGGCCGCATAGGGGATGAAATCCGCTGCCTGCTGCATCTCCGCCAGCCACGCCATGTCGAGATAGAGCATCCGATAGCTCCACGGCACGCTGCGAAGCGGGTTGCAGGCATGCGCGTCTTCCGGGTTCATCAGGACGACGGCGCCCGCCACCACGTCGTGGCGGTGACGGCCGTTGCGATAGCTGCTGCGGCCATAGGTGACCGCGCCGATCGAAAAGGTCGAGTGACTGTGGAGGCCGTAACACACGGCGCGCCCGTCGGCGACCTGGCGCGCCTCCAGAAAGGGGAGCGCCGGATCGCGCCAGAATGTGTGTGCATCGACGGGCCGGGGAGCCATGCTGGCCTCGCAGGGAACTGTTTCAGTAGCCAACGTCATAGACGGTTTCGCGCTTGAGACAAATGCTGCCGCGCCACTGAATTGCGGCTGTTACAAGGACCGTCAACATCGTTGCCGCAGGTGAGAATGGGCAGTGCCGCGGCCGAAAACAACCTCTGCACGACCGCCCGTGAGCGTTCCCCGCAGGTCATGCGCAACGGGAATAACCTGCAAAAACCGCATATTGCGGGATTTCTTGAATCTGATCCGATTTAAGGATAAAATTACAACAGCAATTCAAGGCGTTACGGCAACCGTGCAAGTGACCGGAGCTGGAACGTGTGTTGCACGAGAGTGGTGACGCTTTGATCAAGCTTCATACGTGGAGGTTGTTATGCCAAACACTCTCATGGCAGGAAAAAGAAGTCAGGATTGGGCCAATCTGGTTCTGGCCGTCTGCCTGTTCCTCTCTCCCTGGGTCATCGGCTTCGCATCGGATACGACGGCGACCTGGAACGCCTGGATCGCCGCGGTCGTGCTCGGCGCCCTGGCGGTGGCGACGCTTTCGGCCTTCGCCGAATGGGAGGAATGGGCCAATATGGTGATCGGCCTGTGGTTGATCGTCTCTCCCTGGATTCTCGGCTTCATGGCGAACGTGAACGCGATGTGGACTCACGTCATCCTCGGCGTGCTCGTCGCCGCAATTGCCGCCTGGGCAGTCTGGGACTATCGTCACCACATGCACGCCTAACCCAACACGGCTTCGGTTGTAACCGAAGCCGTGGCAATCTCCCGCCTTCCGGATCA
Proteins encoded in this region:
- a CDS encoding helix-turn-helix transcriptional regulator; its protein translation is MAPRPVDAHTFWRDPALPFLEARQVADGRAVCYGLHSHSTFSIGAVTYGRSSYRNGRHRHDVVAGAVVLMNPEDAHACNPLRSVPWSYRMLYLDMAWLAEMQQAADFIPYAAALSTDPDLYESLNRLVDVLFDAEVEVFAKECAASAFFGDLDTRLDRIEAQLAMATPHLDRAADFITEHCTRRLRLTEIADVSGLSPSYLVRAFRARHGMTPHAYQLNRRIQFGQSELRRGRPIVDVALSAGFADQAHFQRVFKQHVAATPRQYARLTPLARP
- a CDS encoding SPW repeat protein, producing the protein MPNTLMAGKRSQDWANLVLAVCLFLSPWVIGFASDTTATWNAWIAAVVLGALAVATLSAFAEWEEWANMVIGLWLIVSPWILGFMANVNAMWTHVILGVLVAAIAAWAVWDYRHHMHA
- the ansP gene encoding L-asparagine permease; this encodes MQKPRPEDATAVFDKRSWLESHEADYHKALGNRQVQMIAIGGAIGTGLFLGAGARLQAAGPSLAIVYLVCGFFSFLILRALGELVLHRPSSGSFVSYAREFLGEKASFVAGWMYFLNWAMTGIVDITAVALYMHYWDVFADLPQWVSALGALLIVGSMNLVGVKWFAEMEFWFALIKVGAILIFLAVGTFFLGTGMEVAGGAAGLHLIGENGGLFPNGLLPALVLVQGVVFAFAGVELVGTAAGECSDAKTILPRAINSVIWRIALFYVGSVVLLVCLLPWTAYKAGESPFVTFFGALGIPAIGTVMNVVVLTAALSSLNSGLYSTGRVLRSLAQGGSAPASLARMNAQAVPHVGILVTLAVYVFGVLLNYLVPSHVFEIVLNVASLGILSTWGFIVVCQMAFRRAVARGEVEDVSFKMPGAPVTSWLTLAFLFGVLVLMALDYPNGTYTVASIPVVALALWGGWNRVSKHRQTETPATQPDIVLAQQSQ
- a CDS encoding DUF2000 domain-containing protein — encoded protein: MTRCAFIIDQALPRGLIANTAAILAMTLGKERPDLIGHAVHDADGNRHQGITTIVMPILMSDADGLMALRNRAASQEASGLEVIGVTEAAQRAKSYDAYALGIGDMRHDHLRYLGLCLHGPAKLVRSLTGDLPLMK